The following nucleotide sequence is from Pseudomonas sp. S09G 359.
CCGCTGGGCACCCTGGTCGGCCTGCAACCGCTGCCGCTGGCGTACTTCCCATGGCTGGTGGGCACCTTGCTCAGCTACTGCTGCGTGGCCCAACTGATGAAAACGATCTACATCCGCCGCTTCAAGCAGTGGTACTGATCCCCCGCCTTTCGAAAACGCTGGCCGTCGCCCGACGGTCAGCGTGCAACACAAGGACTCTGCCTATGCGCGTCTTGATCTGTGCAGGTCGTCATTACGCCGACAGCAAAAAGTCCCGCCACGTGCTGGACGCTTACCATCGCCTGCGCCCGGTGCAGGTACTGATCCACGGCGGCAACCAGTTCCTCGGCAGCGACATCGAGGAATGGGCGCGGGAAATGGACATCGACGTGGTGCGTTACCCACCCAATTGGCAACGCCACGGCAAGCAGGCGGAACGCCAGCGCAACCATTTCATGCTGACCGACAGCCGCCCGGATGTGGTCATCGCCCTGCCTGGCGGTGACGACACCTGCGAGCTGGTCTGCCAGGCCAAAGCCAACGGCATTGCGGTGCTCACGGTAGAAAGCTGAACTCAACTGAGGTGCATCATGCACAAAAAACACAGCCCTCGGCAGCCAGACGGGTTTGCCAAATTCCGTGCGCGCCAGTATCGCGGCGCGCGTCATACCCTGTTGCTGCTACCACCCGCGAAACGCCGGGCATTGCGGCGCAATATGATCTTTATTGGCGTGACCGTTGGCGCCGTTATTGGCCTTGCCCTGCTGTCCAGGCTCTACACCGTTTGATGGACCTGTTGCTCCAGGTGCAGCTGCAACTGCGGGTCGATGTGCAGCTGCCCCGCCAGGTCATCCAGGTAATTGCGCTCGGCGTCCTGCTGGTCGTCGACCAGCATCACGCTGGCCAGGTACACCTCGGCCGCCAGCGCCGGGTCGGCGGCGAACTCGGCAAAATCCGCGGCATCCAGCGGCTTGGCGACTTCGGCGTCGAGCCAGGCTTGCAGCTGCGGGTCATCCGTGTGCTTACCCAGTTCGGTGGAGATCATCTGCTGCTCTTTTGCGTCGATCCGGCCATCGGCCTTGGCGGCGGCGATCAGCGCGCGCAACACTGCGTGGCTATGGGCCTCGGCTTCGGGGCCATCCAGTTGGTCGGCGGTCTGGAAGGCCTGTTGCGGGGTGGCGGCCTGCTGGCTTTGCCAGGCCTGATACGCCTGGTAGGCCATCATCCCCAGGGATGCCAACGCTGCATAGTTCATCCCGCCGGACCGCCCTTGTGTCGGCCGCGTGGCGGCCCCACCCAACATGCCGCCGAGGCCACCCAACAATCCGCCCAGGCCACCCCCAGCCGAGGCATTGCCGCCCTTCAATAAACCGCCGAGCACGCCACCCAGGCCGCCGCCTGAGGACGCGCCGCCAGCCTGCCCGGCGCGCAGCATTTGTTCGAGTAGATCGCTGGTGTTCATGGTGTTGCCCTCCCGGGGCGCGAGGTTGGCGTTTATCAACCATAGCCCGCGGCTGCCGGAACACCATGACCGCCGGGCGGGCACGCTTTATGATGGCGCGGCTACACCCATAAGGCACGCCATAAGAGATGAAGCCCGTGAACCGTATCGAACAGATCGCGCTGATGGCGAGCTACAACCAGTGGATGAACCGCAAGGTCTATGACGCGGCCGGCAAACTGAGCCACGCCGAACGGGTCGAGGACCGCCGGGCGTTTTTCGGCTCGATCCTCGGCACGCTGAACCACTTGGCCTTGGGCGATACGGTCTGGCTCAAACGCTTTGCCCTGCACCCGGCAGGCTTTACCGCGCTCGCCCCCTTACACGCCATCGCCACACCGGCGGACTTGAAACAACTGGCCTTCAACGACCTGCGCGAGCTCGCCACCCAGCGCGCCTGGCTCGATCAACTAATTCTCGACTGGAGCCAGACCCTGCAGGAAGCGGACCTGGACCATCACCTGCAGTACCACAACATGCGCGGCATGGCCGCCGAGAAAAACTTCTACAGCCTGCTGGTGCATTTTTTCAACCATCAGACTCATCATCGGGGCCAGGTCACCACCCTGCTCAGCCAGGCCGGGCAGGATGTGGGCGACACTGACCTGCTGGCACTGATCGACTGAAAGATCGAACGTCGCTTTCGCGCTGGGGTCGAAACCTCAGGTGCCGGGCTTTTCCTACCGCCCGCCCTCCCCGCGCGCATGGTGGCTCTAGCGATGCGCGTACCCCATAAGAAGGAGACGCTTACATGGTCATTCACTTCAAGGTCGCCGGGCATCTTGCCTGTGGCCACCACGGCACCAACCTCCCGTCCAGCGTCGAGCTGAACCGCGTCAAATGCCGTACCTGCCGTAACACCGATGCGTTTAAAGAAGCGCGCCGTAACCAGCGCAACGCCGCCCGCCGTGCCTCACGCAAAGCCAAGACCCACACCGCCAGCGACTGGCGCAGCGCCTGGACACAACGCCTCACCGACCTGCCCGGCCTGCAGCGCTTGCCACGCGGGTTCAGCGGCCAGCCGTTCGTGTAAGGGCCTCACGGCAAGCCCCACTGTTGTGGTTCAAACGCTTCAAGGCTGCGTAAACGGCGGTCTGCATGCAGGAACTTCTCATCTGGCATCGCCGGATCGGGAATGGCCACCGCGTACATGCCCGCCGCTTTCGCCGCCGTAACGCCGAACGGCGAGTCTTCAAACACCAGGCACTGCGCCGGGTCGACGCCCAGGCGCTGTGCGGCCACCAGGAAAATATCCGGTGCAGGCTTGGCAGCGCCCACTTGCGGGTCATCCGCGGTGACGATCGCATCAAACAACCCAAACCATGGGTGCTGGCTGATCTTCAAGTCGAAGTAATGCCGTGAAGAACTGGTGCCCACCGCAATCGGCACGCCCTTGGCCGACAAATACCGCACCAGCGCCTCGGCCCCGGCCATGGCGGCGGCGTGGGGAAAGCGCTGGTTCATCAGCGGCGTGCGCTGCTCAAGGAAATCCTCCGGGCTGATCGGCAGCTCCAGCACCTGCACGATATAACTTGCCAGGTCGTAAGCCCCAAGCCCAATGGTGTTCTGCTTGAACTGCCAGTCAAACGTACGGCCACCGTAGCGGTCGGAAATCAGCTGGGTCACCTGGGTGTAGATGCCCTCGGTATCGAGCAACAAGCCATCCATGTCGAAGATCACGGCGTTGATTCGGGGTGCACTCATGGGTCGTAATTCCTCAGGTTCGGCCAGCGTAATGGTCAATCAGACGGTTGAGCAGGATAGCCAGCACAATGATCACGCCGGTGATCGCCATCTGATAAAACGAACCCAAGCCCAACAAATTGAAGATATTGCGCAACACCTGCAGCAACATCACCGCCACCGCCGTGCCCACCACGCTGCCGCGCCCGCCGAACAGGCTGGTGCCGCCCAGCACCACCGCGGCGATGGCGTCCAGTTCCAGCCCCTGGGCCGCAGTAGGCTGGCCGACATGCAGGCGCGAGGTCATCAGTAAGCCAGCAAACGCCGCCAATCCACCACAAATGGCAAACACCGCAATGGTCACTGCGCGCACCGGCACCCCGGACAGCCGCGCCGCCTCCAGATTACCGCCGGTGGCAAGCACGTACTCGCCAAACACCGTATAGCGCAGCACCAGCCAGGCTATCGCGGTGATCGCGATAAAGATCAGCCCCAGCACCGGGAACGCAATGCCGGCGCTCGGCAGGATCTCGATCATCGACGAACCGAACCCGGTGAAACTCGCCGGCAGCCCGCCAATGGGCGCGCCGTCGGAGGCCAGGAACGTTGCACCGCGCAACGACACCAGGCCGGCCAGGGTGATGATAAAGCTCGGCACTTTGCCGAATACCGTCAGGCTGCCCATCAGCGTGCCAATCCCCAGCCCCACCAGCAAGGTCGCCGGCACCGCCAGCCAGCCGCTGACCTGCTGCTGCAACAGCACCGCTACCAGAATGCCGCCGAAGGCGCACAGGCTGCCGACGGACAAATCGATATTGGCGGTCAGAATCACAAAGGTCATGCCAATGGCCACGATCCCCACAATCGCGCCTTGCTGGAACAGGTTGGCGATATTGCCGAAGGTCAGGAAGTCATCGGACAGGAACGTCGCCACCGCGACCGCGAACAGAAAGATGAACACAAAGTTGTAGCGCATCACCCAGTCCAGCACGGCGCTGCGGCGGCTGGGCGCGAGGGCCACGGGTTTGTCAAAAACGGGTGTCGGGTTGCTGGCAATAGTCATGGCTTTACACTCTTCTACCAATAAGGATGGCCTGGTCGATCTGGTCGCGACTGGCGCTCAACGGGTCGAAACACACCGCATTGCGGCCCTCGTGCATGACCCAGATGCGGTCACAATTGACGTACAACTCATCCAGCTCACTGCTGGCCACCAGCACCGCCGCGCCGTCCTGCGCCAGGCTGCGGGCCAAGGCGTACAGGTCGGCCTTGGCGCCTACGTCGAGGCCACGGCTCGGCTCATCGAGCAGTAACAGCCGCGCGCCATCGATCACCCACTTGGCCATGACCACCTTTTGCTGGTTGCCGCCGGACAGTTGCCGCACCGGCTGCTCGAGGTTGTCGAGCTTGGTTTGCAGGCGTTGCAGCACCGGGCCCGCGCGGTCCTTGGCCTGGCGGTGGGAAAACCAGCGCAGATGCCGCGCATGCACCAGGCAGGCATTGCGGTAAATCGGCGCGTCCAGCAGCAGGCCTTCGGTCTTGCGGTTTTCCGGGACCAGGCCGACGCCTTGGCGGATTGCCTGGCGTGAGGTCAGCGGGCGGTAAGGTTCGCCGAACAGTTCGACGTCGCTGTCATTGCGCCCGACGCCAAACAACGCCTTGAGCAAGCTGCTGCGCCCGGCGCCGTTGAGCCCGGCCAGGCCGACAATCTCGCCCTGGCGCACCTGCAACTCACGCACGTCCAGGCCCTCGGCGCCCCGCAAACGCCGAATGTTCAGCGCCAGTGCGTCGCGCGGCGGTTGGCGCGGGCTGCGTTCCAACAGGTCGCGATGCTCGCCGACCACTGCGGCAATCAGCGCCTGGTCATCGATCTGCGCCAACGCGTAGGTCTGCAAGGTGCACCCGGCGCGCAGCACCGTGACGCGGTCGCCGATCTCGCGGATTTCATTCAGGCGATGGCTCACATACAGCACCGCCACCCCGGCGGCAGTGATCTCGCGGATCACCCGAAACACTTGCTTGAGCTCGGTTTCATTCAACGCGGCAGAGGGCTCGTCCATCACCACCACCTTGGCCTCGCAGGTCAGCGCCCGGGCGATGGCCGCCAGTTGCTGGTTGGCAATCGACAAGCTGCCCACGCGGTCGGTGCTGGCAAAATTTGCCCCCACCCGCAGCAACGCCGCCTTGGCCAACGCGCTGCGCTTGCCACGGTCGATCATGCCAAAGCGCCGTGGCGCGTAACCGAGCATCAGGTTTTCTTCGACGGTCATTTGGGGGATCAGGTCCAGCTCCTGGTAGATCATCGCGATCCCGGCCTGACGCGCCTGCTGCGGATTCTTCAGATCCACCTTGTGGCCGGCGATCAACATCTCGCCGCCATCCGGCCGGTGGGCACCGGCGACAATCTTCAACAACGTGCTCTTGCCGGCGCCATTCGCGCCGAGCAGGCAGTGCACTTCACCGGGGCGCACCTCCAGGGAGGCGTCAGTCAAGGCGACCACATTCGGCGGAAAGCGCTTGCTGACATGACGGATTTCCAGGGCCAACTCATTCATGATCCTGCTCCAGCAAATAGCGCGCGGTCGCGGCGTCGGTGGCGAGCACATTGACGTAACCCGCGTTGATACTGGCGTGCACGATGCGGTGCTTGTGGGCGCCGACGCACACGGCAATCGACCAGGCCTTTTCGCGCAGGGCCGACAAACGCAGGCCCAAGGTGCGCGCATCCAGCTCGGGCAATACCGGCTGGCCGTCCATACCGATAAAGCGGCCCATGATGTCGCCGACGGCCCCCAGGCGCTCCAACTCCTGAAGCAGCGGGCGGTCGATGTAGCCAGACTCCAGCAGCACCGAGTGGTCGCTCAGCTCACCGAGGCTGAAACAGGCCACCGGCGCCTGCTCACCCAATTGCATCACCTGGGCGATCACCGGGTCTTGCTCCAGCGCCTCGCGAGTATGGGCGTGGCCGAGAATCGCCGGCACCGGCAGCAGCGTGGCTTGGCCGCGCGCCGCCTGGGCAAACCGTTCGGCGACGTTATGGCTGGGTTCACCCATCGAGCGCGTATTGATCGCGCCGTTAAGCAACACCACGTTGACGCCTTCGTTCCAGCGCGGCGTGAGCCACTGGGCCATTTTGGTCAGGGTGCGGCCCCAGGACACGCCGATCAGCGCGGGCATCGGCTGCAGGTTGCACAGGTAGCGCGCGGCAGCTTGAGTGACCACGTTCAGCGCGTCCTCATCTTCCACCTCCAGTACCAACGCCTCGCGCAGGCCGAAGCGCTTTTGCAGGGCCACCTCCAGTGCTGGCACGCGGGCCGAATGAGCGACGATGTCGATGCGCACCACCCCACAATCACGGGCCTCGCGGAGCAAACGGCTGACTTGCCAGCGGGTCAGGCCGGTTTCCTGGGAGATTTCGCTCTGGGTCTTTTCCAGGTCGTAGTACAGCTTGGCCACCTGCACCATCAGGTCATCGCGTTGGGAGTCTGCGGTCAGTTTCGGCGACAGCGATTCGGCACTCATGCTGCAGGCCTTACGCCGAGCACACGGTTGGCTGGCGGTTTGCAACTGATCGGCGCCACGCTGTCGGTGGCCGCGCGATAACGGCCGAGCAACTCGATGTATTGCTCGTGGGCGTAGGGGTCAGGTTCGATCAGGCGGCCGACAGTGGTGAACGCCGTGGCGGCCTGCTGCAAATCGCTGAATTCACCCAGGGCACAGGCAGCCGCAGCGGCGGTGCCGATCAAGGTCAGGTTGTCATGGGGCACCATCTCGAACGGCACACCCGTGGCGTCGACCGTGGCTTGCAGCCACAACGGGTTTTTCTGGAAGCCGCCGGCGGCGACCACGCGGGTGATCTCAATGCCTTCGGAGCGCCAGGTGTGAAAAATGTTCGCCGAGCCCAGGGCAATCGCTTCCACCGAAGCGCGGTACAGGTCGTGCCGATCATGATTGAGCGACAGGCCCATGATCGCCCCGCGCATATCCGGCGAGCGATACGGCGTACGGTTGCCCATCCAGTAATCCAGCACCAGCAAGCCGGTAGAACCCGGTTGCAGCTTGGCGGCCTGGCGAATCAGCTGCTGGTGGCCGGCATCGTCGAGCCCGAACATTTTCTGCGCCAGCCAATTCAGGATCGAGCCAGCCGAGACCTGCCCGCCCTCCATCAGCCATTGGCCGTCGAGCAAGGCGCCGGGGTACGGCCCCCAGATGCCGGGCACGTCGATGCGCTTGGGGGTGTGCATCAGTTGCACCACCGAGGTCCCGCCGATAAACAACAGCTCGCCAGCGCCGGTGGTGCCGGCACTGAGCATCGCCATATGCGCATCGATGCCGCCCTGGGCGACCAGAGTGTCACGGCCCAGGCCCAGGTGGTTGGCCGCGTCAGCGGTCAATGGGCCGATACGCCCGCCGACTTTGATCACCTCCGGCGGCAGTTTTTGCGCCAGTTCCGGGATCCCCAGTTCGGCGTACAGCTCCACGGGAAAGCGCTGTTGCAGGGTGTCGTAGTTCCACTTGCAACTGGCATTGAGCTGGGACGCAACCCAGCGGCCAGTCAGTTGAAAGTTGATCCAGTCCACGGCTTCGCAGATACGCGCCGCACGCCGATACACCTCGGGCTGATGCTCGGCCAGCCACATCGCCTTGGGCACCAGCCATTCCACTGCATCACCGCCCTGGTTCATCATCGGGTGGCTGACCTGGGCGGTGCGCGCCGACTCCACGGCGGCGCGGCAATCCATCCATAACAGCGCAGGCGCCAGGGGCTGGCCATCCGCCTGAGCCGCGACCACCGTTGAGGCCGTGGTCGCGACACACACCGCCGCCACCTGCGGGTGCCCAGCCTGGGCCATCAGTTGCCGGCAGGCCTTGCCCAGCGCCGTCCACCAGTCGGCGGGCGCCTGCTCGGCCCAGCCCAATTGCGGATATTGCGTGGCGTAGGGGGCCTCGGCCACCTGCACCAGTTTGTGGCTGTGCAAGTCGTATAAACCGGCCCGCACGCCACCTGTTCCGAAATCCAGTCCCAACAACAAGGTCATCGGTCGTCCTCCTGCGTCTTGTAGCGCCGACGCTTTTTGTTTTTGGCCCTGCAACAGCATGCGTTGCAGGGCTGGGTAAATCACCGCGCAGGCCGTTGGCTCACGGGCGGAAAATGACCTTGGCGGCCACTTCGCTGCGGTCGGCGTAACGCTGGAACATCGACGGTAACTCAGCCAGCGGCAGGTCGTGGGTGATCATGAACTGCCATTGCAGTTCACCCGACGCGAGCTTATCGATGGAGGCAGTCCATTCATCCCCCGGGAACGGTGCGGAGAACGAGTTCCAGGCGCCGTGCAGGGAGATTTCCTGGCGCAGGAAGTGCGAGAACGTGGCGGTGCTGATGGGCACTTCGCCGGTCGGAATACCAATGAACACCACATGCCCGCCGGCCTTGGTCAGTTGCACGGCCTGGTTGATTGAACTCGGGTGGCCAGCGGCTTCAACCACCAGTTGGCAGCGTGGCAAGTCGGTATCCGCAGCGCCGCTGAGCAGCGTGTGCGTGGCACCGGCCTGGCGGGCCATGGCGAGTTTTTCTTCGGCGATGTCGATGGCGACGATGTCCTTGGCGCCCATGATGCGCAGCCACTGGATCACAAACAGCCCGATCGGCCCGCAGCCCACCACCGCCCCGCTCTGCCCGGCCTTGAAGTCGGCCTTCCAGATCGCATGCAGGGCAATCGCCGCCGGGTCCACCAGGGACGCGGCAACCGGGTCCATGCCGGCGGGCACTTTGATCAGGTTGCTCAAGGGCACGTTGACGAATTCGGCGTAGGCGCCGTCGCGGCGGCTGCCGAAGTAGTCGTATTGCTCGGAGCGCGATGGAAAGCCACGGGCGTATTGGTCGCTGGTCACATCCGGGATCATCGGCGGTACGGTCACCAGTTCGCCGATGGCGTAGCCTTCGACGCCACTGCCGATTTCTTCGATAAAACCGGCGAATTCATGCCCGCAGATCAGCGGCATCACGTGGGCGCCCTTGCTCAGCATGCGCGGTATATCCGAGCCGCACACCCCGCAGGCGGCGACACGCACCAGCGCATGGCCAGCCTTGACGGCAGGTTTTGGAACATCTTCGACCCGGATATCACCCGGTTTGTACATGACGGCAGCTTTCACAGTGGTTTCCCCTATCAGGTAGGCAGTTGAGCGATCAGCGTTTCAGAGTGCGCCGGGGCGGTATTCGCCGAAGGTGGCGTCGTGCTTGACCTCGGCCGCAGTGGCCTTGGTCACGACTTTGGTGCCCGCGTCGACAAAGGCCGGGATGGTCTTGCCGCTGACCAGGCCGCGCGCCGCTTCAATCGCGACCTCGCCCAGGTAACGCGGGTCGTTGAGAGCGGTGGCGACGTATTGATCACCGTTCTGGATCGCGGTGATCGCTTCGGACAAGCCGTCGACCCCGGCGACCAGCACGTTTTTCTTGCCGCTTTCGTTGAGCACCTGGAGAGCGCCCATGGCCATGTCGTCGTTGTGCGCGATCACCGCCTTGAGGTCGGGGTGGGCCTGCAGCAAGTCCTGCATCGCCGTCACCGCATTGGCGCGCATGTATTCGCTGTAGGGGCCTTCGATGATCTTGAAGTCGGTGCCGGCCAGCGCGGTGTGGAAACCCTTGCGCCGCTCTTGCATCACGGTGCCGCCGGCGTCGCCCTGGATCTCGATGATCTTGCCGTTGACCACGCCTTTTTGTTTGAGCGCCGCCACCAGCGCCTTGCCGGACAGCTCGCCCATCTCGGCATTGTTGCGGCCAATGGTGGCGGCGACGGCGGCATTGATGGCGCGGTCCACGGC
It contains:
- a CDS encoding HAD-IA family hydrolase — translated: MSAPRINAVIFDMDGLLLDTEGIYTQVTQLISDRYGGRTFDWQFKQNTIGLGAYDLASYIVQVLELPISPEDFLEQRTPLMNQRFPHAAAMAGAEALVRYLSAKGVPIAVGTSSSRHYFDLKISQHPWFGLFDAIVTADDPQVGAAKPAPDIFLVAAQRLGVDPAQCLVFEDSPFGVTAAKAAGMYAVAIPDPAMPDEKFLHADRRLRSLEAFEPQQWGLP
- a CDS encoding substrate-binding domain-containing protein, producing MLQIARKPVRVLSLALAVAASVLALNAQAKDLKIGFSQVTLQSPFYVQLRDGAKAAAAKDGDELIFLDANGDISKQNNDIQDLLTRKVDILIINAVNPDAVGASLEAAKRAKVPVIAVDRAINAAVAATIGRNNAEMGELSGKALVAALKQKGVVNGKIIEIQGDAGGTVMQERRKGFHTALAGTDFKIIEGPYSEYMRANAVTAMQDLLQAHPDLKAVIAHNDDMAMGALQVLNESGKKNVLVAGVDGLSEAITAIQNGDQYVATALNDPRYLGEVAIEAARGLVSGKTIPAFVDAGTKVVTKATAAEVKHDATFGEYRPGAL
- a CDS encoding ribulokinase; translated protein: MTLLLGLDFGTGGVRAGLYDLHSHKLVQVAEAPYATQYPQLGWAEQAPADWWTALGKACRQLMAQAGHPQVAAVCVATTASTVVAAQADGQPLAPALLWMDCRAAVESARTAQVSHPMMNQGGDAVEWLVPKAMWLAEHQPEVYRRAARICEAVDWINFQLTGRWVASQLNASCKWNYDTLQQRFPVELYAELGIPELAQKLPPEVIKVGGRIGPLTADAANHLGLGRDTLVAQGGIDAHMAMLSAGTTGAGELLFIGGTSVVQLMHTPKRIDVPGIWGPYPGALLDGQWLMEGGQVSAGSILNWLAQKMFGLDDAGHQQLIRQAAKLQPGSTGLLVLDYWMGNRTPYRSPDMRGAIMGLSLNHDRHDLYRASVEAIALGSANIFHTWRSEGIEITRVVAAGGFQKNPLWLQATVDATGVPFEMVPHDNLTLIGTAAAAACALGEFSDLQQAATAFTTVGRLIEPDPYAHEQYIELLGRYRAATDSVAPISCKPPANRVLGVRPAA
- a CDS encoding DinB family protein, with the translated sequence MNRIEQIALMASYNQWMNRKVYDAAGKLSHAERVEDRRAFFGSILGTLNHLALGDTVWLKRFALHPAGFTALAPLHAIATPADLKQLAFNDLRELATQRAWLDQLILDWSQTLQEADLDHHLQYHNMRGMAAEKNFYSLLVHFFNHQTHHRGQVTTLLSQAGQDVGDTDLLALID
- a CDS encoding sugar ABC transporter ATP-binding protein, yielding MNELALEIRHVSKRFPPNVVALTDASLEVRPGEVHCLLGANGAGKSTLLKIVAGAHRPDGGEMLIAGHKVDLKNPQQARQAGIAMIYQELDLIPQMTVEENLMLGYAPRRFGMIDRGKRSALAKAALLRVGANFASTDRVGSLSIANQQLAAIARALTCEAKVVVMDEPSAALNETELKQVFRVIREITAAGVAVLYVSHRLNEIREIGDRVTVLRAGCTLQTYALAQIDDQALIAAVVGEHRDLLERSPRQPPRDALALNIRRLRGAEGLDVRELQVRQGEIVGLAGLNGAGRSSLLKALFGVGRNDSDVELFGEPYRPLTSRQAIRQGVGLVPENRKTEGLLLDAPIYRNACLVHARHLRWFSHRQAKDRAGPVLQRLQTKLDNLEQPVRQLSGGNQQKVVMAKWVIDGARLLLLDEPSRGLDVGAKADLYALARSLAQDGAAVLVASSELDELYVNCDRIWVMHEGRNAVCFDPLSASRDQIDQAILIGRRV
- a CDS encoding tellurite resistance TerB family protein, with the translated sequence MNTSDLLEQMLRAGQAGGASSGGGLGGVLGGLLKGGNASAGGGLGGLLGGLGGMLGGAATRPTQGRSGGMNYAALASLGMMAYQAYQAWQSQQAATPQQAFQTADQLDGPEAEAHSHAVLRALIAAAKADGRIDAKEQQMISTELGKHTDDPQLQAWLDAEVAKPLDAADFAEFAADPALAAEVYLASVMLVDDQQDAERNYLDDLAGQLHIDPQLQLHLEQQVHQTV
- a CDS encoding galactitol-1-phosphate 5-dehydrogenase encodes the protein MKAAVMYKPGDIRVEDVPKPAVKAGHALVRVAACGVCGSDIPRMLSKGAHVMPLICGHEFAGFIEEIGSGVEGYAIGELVTVPPMIPDVTSDQYARGFPSRSEQYDYFGSRRDGAYAEFVNVPLSNLIKVPAGMDPVAASLVDPAAIALHAIWKADFKAGQSGAVVGCGPIGLFVIQWLRIMGAKDIVAIDIAEEKLAMARQAGATHTLLSGAADTDLPRCQLVVEAAGHPSSINQAVQLTKAGGHVVFIGIPTGEVPISTATFSHFLRQEISLHGAWNSFSAPFPGDEWTASIDKLASGELQWQFMITHDLPLAELPSMFQRYADRSEVAAKVIFRP
- a CDS encoding sugar-binding transcriptional regulator; translated protein: MSAESLSPKLTADSQRDDLMVQVAKLYYDLEKTQSEISQETGLTRWQVSRLLREARDCGVVRIDIVAHSARVPALEVALQKRFGLREALVLEVEDEDALNVVTQAAARYLCNLQPMPALIGVSWGRTLTKMAQWLTPRWNEGVNVVLLNGAINTRSMGEPSHNVAERFAQAARGQATLLPVPAILGHAHTREALEQDPVIAQVMQLGEQAPVACFSLGELSDHSVLLESGYIDRPLLQELERLGAVGDIMGRFIGMDGQPVLPELDARTLGLRLSALREKAWSIAVCVGAHKHRIVHASINAGYVNVLATDAATARYLLEQDHE
- a CDS encoding ABC transporter permease, whose translation is MTIASNPTPVFDKPVALAPSRRSAVLDWVMRYNFVFIFLFAVAVATFLSDDFLTFGNIANLFQQGAIVGIVAIGMTFVILTANIDLSVGSLCAFGGILVAVLLQQQVSGWLAVPATLLVGLGIGTLMGSLTVFGKVPSFIITLAGLVSLRGATFLASDGAPIGGLPASFTGFGSSMIEILPSAGIAFPVLGLIFIAITAIAWLVLRYTVFGEYVLATGGNLEAARLSGVPVRAVTIAVFAICGGLAAFAGLLMTSRLHVGQPTAAQGLELDAIAAVVLGGTSLFGGRGSVVGTAVAVMLLQVLRNIFNLLGLGSFYQMAITGVIIVLAILLNRLIDHYAGRT
- a CDS encoding DUF2493 domain-containing protein; this translates as MRVLICAGRHYADSKKSRHVLDAYHRLRPVQVLIHGGNQFLGSDIEEWAREMDIDVVRYPPNWQRHGKQAERQRNHFMLTDSRPDVVIALPGGDDTCELVCQAKANGIAVLTVES